ATGAAACTAAATTCCTCAAATCACACAAGAACATCacagaagaagagaaaacgcTGATAAGAACTCTTAATTCAATAAATGTTCCAAATAGGATGATTATGGTTGTATTGTCTTATTTGAGAGGTGGATTATCATCAGTGCCTTACACTAAGAAAGATGTCAGCAATTTCAGAACTTCTATAAGGAAAGAGTGTGGAGTGAATGACATGATGCAATGCTTccaattttttgcaaaacggAGCAGTGAGGATCCGCTGTTCTTCTTCAAATTTCAAACAGACAAAGATGATAGAGTGAGAAACTTGTTTTGGGCTGATGGCAGTGGTAGAAGATATTATGAGATATATGGTGATTGTGTGAGTTTTGACACAACAGCTAAAACAAATAAGTATGATTTACCGTTTGCCCCATTTGTTGGTGTTAGTGGTCATGGAGATAATTGTCTATTTGCTTATGCTCTGCTTCAGGATGAAACTCTTGAAACATTTGAATGGTTATTCAAAACTTTCCTAGAATATATGAGCAACAAGGCACCCAAAAGCATCATCACAGACCAAGATTTGGCAATGAAAGCAGCAATAAAAATGGTTTTCCCCAGTACAAATCACAGGAATtgtctatttcatattgtcATGAATGCAGAAAACAAGACTGGGAGGACTTTTTGTTTGCACACAGACATACGTGATGATTTCTATGATATCATTCACAATTCACTTACTATGGCTGAATTCACCTTGTTGTGGAAGCAATTTATAGTGCGTTGCAGTTTGCAAAATGTAAGATACTTCCATCTTATGTGGACAACACAAAAGATGTGGGCGCCTGTGTATTTCAAAAAAGAGTTCTATCCTTTCATCCAATCTACATCTAGAAGCGAAGGCACAAATTCAAGGTACAAATTGGATGTAGTGTCAACACAAAGTGTTTCTACTTTTTTGACACACTATGCAAGAATAGCACACACAATACATGAGTCCCAAAGAGAGCAGGATTCTATGACACGCAACACAACTCCCACTTATTTGACAGAGTATTCCTTTGAAAAACAAGCAGCCAAGTTTTATAACAGAAAGATATTTTGGAAATTCCAAAAAACTTTGAAGAACTCAACTAGGTTGCTTGTTACTGAGAGGGTGCAAAATTCTGTTTTTGAAGTCTTCAAATCAGATTTCCATGCACAAAATGATTTTTGATCTCGGACGTACATAGTTGTTGTTGATTGTCAAAGGGGAGattttgtttgtatttgtTCAAAGTTTGCGAAGGATGGTATGCTTTGTGAACATATTCTAAGAGTTATGGTACAAATGAATGTGCAAGAGATaccagaaaaatattttatagatagatGGAGGccaaaagagaggaaaattgTCAGAGATGAAAACACATTGATACCTGAAGATTTAAGTGGTGCTAGCAATATGCTGAGATTCAACATATTGTCAAAAAAGCTTACATCATTGGCTTCTGATGCATCAAAGGACAATGATAGATTCTGCTATGTGCTGAATGAAGTGAATAGAATTGCAAAACATCTAAGTAATTTCCCAGCTAAAACAAAAGATGTGTCTGATTGTAATCAGGGGGCTGATGTGTCTGATTCTAATCAGGGGGCTGCTGCTGTTTCAGAAAGTTTTCCTGCTCATGTTGGTGGCAGTACCTCTACAATTCAATTGGAAGACCCAGAAAATGTTGTTAGGAAAGGGAGACCTCGTAAAGAAACGAGGCGTAAGCCACTTGGTGAGCAATTGAGgacaaaaaaatctattaCTTGCAGTTTTTGTGGATCACATGACCACAATGTTCAGACATGTCCCAAAAAATCAGAAGACGGTTGTGACCTTTCTAAGTCAAAAGCTAGCTATGCTAAGAGGGCTCGCAAACAAAAAAGTTAGCCATTGTATTGTGCAGAAGAAGAGTAGTTATTAATGAAAGATACCAAGTAAGGTCTGTTCTCATTTTTgtcccttttgtttttaagaaacaCATTACATGTTGCTGACATGCTGATTGTGTGACCTTCCTAAGTTAAAACTTATAACACACATGgcttcccctctcttttttgatattttatggGTTGTCTTTCCATGGTTATGACGGTAAGGAAAGCATATactttgcttttttttgttcccTGTTTTTAGTTGTTCAAATAACATTTAGTTTCTCTTGTAGCATTATTTATATCTGCATGGTTTCTCATCGTCTaaattctaacaaaaaaagataaatattaaaaagagtGCACCATAATAACTGAGTTTATGGTTTGGTTATTGTTCTAATTTCTAGATAAAAGTACAGAAAATAGAGATAGAGGATTGTGTCCTTGCCTGTAGTTTTGGTTTGTATGTTTGTGATTTTGTCCAGATGTCCCTGGAATGTATCCTCTGTCACAAACACTCTCTGTGAGAAAAACTAGTTCTATACTGTACGTCTATTGAAATAATCAGACACATAATCTGGATGGAAGTTCTCTGTCACActcggagttttatcctaagcctaaaatcgtaaaaagaaatccataaataacaattggcttaattaactcaggaaaaatccctctaaaagaacttaatttaattaaatcgaggtgcgcaaatcaattaacaggatttaaactcaaattgcagaagtataaaatttggccaaacaaattaatttaaaactcggcaaaagtggggctttcctttttccctcctttttcctctctttttcccttccttctcaaattgggccgaagtccaattttcctcccccttccttttctttttcctttttcctctcctccttcccgggccggcccagccgagccggcccacctcttcctccaggccagcccagccgagccggcctcttcccgcgcgcctcctccctcccggccgggccgcctcggcccagctcgcgcgcccgcgctcgcccgcgaagtccgcgccgcctcccttcgcctttgcgccgctgacaggcggggcccacctgtcagcaaCCGCGCCAGCGACCGCGCCCACGCCGACCAAGTTTGAGTccgtgccgcgccgcgccgccgcagcgtcgcaaccgccgcgccgcaaccgccgccgccgagtcctcgccgcgcccgactcggtctccacctgccgccccgccctagccggcctccccgcgctataaatccccaccgccgccgcgccgtcgcccacttttccctctccgcccgaagctcccgccgccgccgcgccgccgtccgccgccgatctcgccgtcggccgtcaGACGTCGCCGCGTATCCACGTCGCCACCATCGTCTCGACCTCGCCGATCTTCCGCCGCATTCCGTCGCCGCCTGTGGGCTCCCGAGCGCCCGAgcgcctctccctccttcccgTCACCGCGCCtgacctcctcaccgccgtcgagcaatctccgccgccaccgccgatcaaccgcgccaccggccgtcaTCACCTGTCccgagtcctcgccgactTTCTGCCGCctttcgtcgccgccggtgagctctcccctactccctctctctctttttcctctccgtgAGCCGTCgccttggacgtcgccgccgcgcatcTGCgccttggacgtcgccgccacccctccgctcaCCGTCGCCCCTGCCTCGCTGTCACCGACGCaaacccgtcgtcgccggagcgccgccgccctcctgtcgcgccgtcgacgtcgtcctccccgagccgccgctttcctccctcttcgaCGTCGCACTCCTAGCGTCGCCGCCCGTCAGGTGGTCGCCGTTCGccaccgcccgccggttcgcgccgttcgtcgccggacgccgccctccgccggtcgccatcCGCCGCGCCCGGGCGCtgccgcccctctctctctcccggccGAACTCCCTCGCCGCTCCTCTCTGCTAggccgctgacgagcgggcccactcgtcagccgtccgccgcgcccttcctccctctctcctcccgtggggcccagccgtcagcctctcctctcccctctctctcaccgataggtggaccccacccgtcagcgcctcctctctgctcgctgatgtcagcagccccattaattgcgcaataattgatttaggacttttcagtttagttaaaaaacccagaaaacttctaaaattcataggtaattcatctagtctccatttaggtccatttaaatttcattaaattcataaaattgtcaagaatccattaaaaatactttcttttgctgtttcagtagagtttgtgcctgttttatttatttttgtgctttgtcgcttagattcggaccccgccgaagagccggtttactccgagatcatcgccgaagtaccccaggggccagagcaaggcaagtggcactcatctttgatcatattgaatccattattgcaaattccctgctttgtttatttaaatatgcattgttttaattaaagtatttactgtatttatttttcgggtaaaccttattattatgccgttgattatccaactttatccatgctagaccaggggtaacttgattagagataggcctaggttaatgcttagccgtgcttagaacaagtagctcatgggatcacatttaatcatgcttagctctgaatagctgcaatattgattcatcactcggttcgggttaatgtcaactaaaattttgataatggtgggctgtgggtgcatggttttgagagtcgcacccatggcaattaaggaccggttcacgggaaaccctggaagtaattaagtgctaaccacatgccgaaatgggtaaggtgggatttgaagcatggcttcgaactatttgacgtaccaaggcaagggtaggcgtgatggagtatggacgggcaatcgtggtgtaacgaaagcctctgctgcttccggatctatcaaggcacaagaggggactgcccgacttggtgtaaaggagggggtgaaacctgaagtgcggtgcgattaaatatggagggttatgtgacgggtcctatcacggtctcctttccggtataccatggtggtatgtcggcgcacgttcaagtgtagtggagtcgtgtcttgtgggtacagtagcacacctctgatcagagtataaactattcgaatagccgtgcccacggttgcgggcgaactcccagcttcactgtgattagtgaacctttaataacttgagtaaactggttttcactcgggactactgcaacgtggtgtaacgttgagtagtggttgggcctgttgcaacgaggtgtaacgttggacagtgttgtggtattttacaactgttatttacttatcctttactgtattcaattatctttattcattttttaatctcaattatttgtttaaccgttgctttattgcaactaaccctagcctgcccttgttaatccttatgcatcatttattaacctcttttccgtgttacttgttgagtacggtggtttgtactcagccttgcttaaattcccccttcagagttagaagttgagtctggtggagaagactctcaggagtgagctggtctaccgtcgaagctttgcctgtggactggagccgtacccgctggagctagtttacctttctttccgctgcattttcgttagactAAGTGTTATTtacagttgtttctaagaacgatggttatgtaatcaacattgtctttttgtgtaccctggctggtcctggacagggattttaatacacaattaagttcagaaattcgtgtgagaaatttctgggcgtgacattctCAACCTTCTGTTTTGATGCTAAATCacttccaaacaaaaaaaaggtctTCGACCAGGACAACTTCTTCTAGGCCAGCTCacgaaaaaaatcagaaaacaaacaggagaaaaaaaaaagatcagagGAAAAACGAATCGGTCGAAAAGATACAGATTATGAGGGATTTCACAAAACTGCATCCAGTTGGCATTCATGGATATTAATCTAGTGACAACATTTTATTAGCTTGTGCAGAAAgctcaatgaaaaaaaaaatctgagcTTCCAGTGTGTGCAGAAAAAATTTCAGCTAGCTTATGCAAAAGGAGTATAAACTTATGTCCAGACCTGACCAAACACAAAGTTAGCCGTGTTTCCATTCTAGTCCCACTCCCAtctcgagagagagagagggctggagtcaaacaaattaaggCACCCAGaatcaaatttcaaaaaatattttgtggcACATGGAAGAACCCTCACGTCACTGTGATATCAGAAAACTCAATTCTGCAATttaaacagaaagaaaaatgtttctgatgcatatatgtatatttttcacaGAACTGACAAAACACAACTTTGTTTAGCGAAGACATAACGGGGTTTGTCACCGTGTATTTGTTCTGATTGCACATAGGGCATGAAAAGAACACATAgtgcatgaaaaaaaacccaaaaaaagagGGGAGTGATTACAAGATTTTTAAGCAGTTCACACAAAAAATAGGATATGCCTATCCCCCCTAACTAAGAAAATGTTTAAAAGAAACAATAATTCACCACTTGGGGCTGCACATTTTTAGGCTTTTGTCCTATTGTTGAAATTCCTAAGGAGTTGCTTAGCCTCTTGTTCTGAGTTGTGTTCGGAGAAAACTAGGTCATTAAACTAGGTCATTAGCTATTTGGATTCTAATATTGCTGATATCTTCTGCTCTAATCAGATCTTTCAGATGGCTCCTTGGATTCTATAGCTCCATACATTTTATAGTATAGACGCCGCAGTCATGCCTTtgataagagaaaaataaaaaaaataaaaaaatattagaaaaaatggGATGAAAAGATTGAAATGATAAGGGAAATTATAGTGTATGTAGAAAAACACTATAGACCCCACTAACGGGGTGTTTTATGAGTTTGTTTTGGAAGGTAAATACCATAccgcaaaaacaaaaataaaaaacttacaaGTTAGTCTGTCGAGGGATCACATGGTACTTGTTTTGAAACTTAGTGAAATCTATGTTGATTTTTGAGAATTCAAACCACATCGTGATGAATCCTGGGATctgtttttgtcaaaaaaaacaacatgcaaaattatttaaaaaggaaatttttGCGAAATGTAGAAAAGctgaaaacagaaaaagaaaaggaaaattttgttttgattaaCAAAGATGAATCTTACTGTAAGATCACGGACATCGGTGTGGTATGCACTCTTTTCACTGTACAGTGAGTCCAAAAACACAAAGTCCTTCCCCTTTATGTCAACAACAAAGACGAACCGATGGTTGTTGTACAAACAAGGGAAGATGAGCTGACACATCAGCAAAAGAGGGGATAATcattatgataaaaaagaatacaaaataattaaaatcagactctaaaaaaatacttttgttttgttagttTAGACAAACCAAGTCATATTGGTGCAGATCTCTTTGCTGCGAAGCATACTTGAATGCTTTCCTAGCACAattttcaaaatcaattttcctGCCAGCACCTTCCCaggtttttaagaaaaacacctagataaaaaaaagaggaataaAGTAAAAGTGATGTTGATAACAATAAAATGTTAATacataaaaacagaaaaaaatcatgtgaaaaaattatatagatatGTGTATACTGCCCAAACCAAAAAGTACTGTTGCCTCCattgttaaaaattatcaaaacaaaacaagcaagtatactgtagcaacaaaactaaacaaaatccatcaggaaaaaaaggattaaaccaaaaaataaataggtcAATCCTTATTCacattaaaaaatgttttgttatTCACAACTACTTTTACCCCCAGCTGAGCCAGAATAATATCTTTTTATTGATGTATTTTCTAGGTTGTAGTTGCATTCATCTTGAATTTTGTTGATTTGATTGTAAACTTGGTCTGGATTGATGCATGTAGTTGGTAGCTTTGGTTGTGCCTCCCTTTCGCcacaaaaaactaaatttggaGATGATTGAGAACTCtgaaataatatttgtttcaaaacatacaaaagataaaatatatgaacaaGAAAATGTgtggaacaaaaaaaaggattgaAGTATGCAAAAATGATAGAAAAAAGCGAACAAGTAACTTACGATCTTTATTATTTCTGGAGAAATTGGTGTTGTAACAGCAAAGTTATGGTCGTGTTGTTTTGCCGTAGGGCTTTGAAAGGAGGTGTTTGTATATGGTGTAGCTTCAATATTTTGGGGTGGTGGAACAAAATGTGGCATTCTTTTGATGGGAGTAGAACCTTCTAGTTGATTTGTTTGAGATGcctattaaaaaaagagagatagaTCATTCTCCTAGATTGATGTGTGTTtaatcattttgttttaatgaaaaaaaatcaaaaaataaaataaaagacacATATTACCTCCCATTGTTCTGCTATGTCATTGTCATCTAATGGGTCCCAATTCTTTCTGTCATCTTCATATATTGCTCTTGCGACATCACTCTTGTGTTCTTTCCCATCACATGGTTGCCCTACTGGTCTTCAGAGGTTCATATTAGGTATGAAATTTCCATAATCATCAAGGAAATCAAATAAATGGAATGATGGTCGGCTATTGTCCCAGTCATCGGGTTACTTGCTAGAAATATCTGTTCTTTCTTGAAAGTTTCCTATGATTGGATTTTTGTTATATAGGTCGATGtacaaaaattaataacaaacttaaaacataatttaggaaaaaaaaggcaaaacaaaaagTGCTCCCATCGTTTGATGTAATGTTTAATATGTTtccctagattcatctatatactAGGCTAGAAAAAAGGTTGTATAATGTGGGAAGGGGaatatacaaaacaaataaaaacaaagacatatatacaaacaagaaaaaatattacctGTTCTTTGGTTAATTGTATAATCTGTACATGTCttctgatttgatttttttatctgtcCATCTCTTTGTTTTGCCTATAACAACAGAACATACACATGaaccttttttgtttttttggtccATGagattttgtgaaaatttatttaaaataccCTGTGaatagtttggaaaaaaatgaagtaaaGTAGcacaaaaaaatctatagtaTATAGGTAGCATGACAACAAACctttaaaaaattgtgatcTGTCatggtgaagaaaaaaataaaaaaagattgatGTCTTTAAAAAGacagattttttaaacaaaaataccTTGCTATTCTCATCCCTTTCATTTCTATCTTGGTCTTCACTTTGATTTTCTTCTGTTGTGTCCGAGTAGTTAACAAATACAAACCTTTTGTCGTCctagaaaaaagaagagcaggttaatttttcaaaaaatttagaaaataacaaaattaatttttaataaaccaaaaaataaaaaaattgagtatGAAAAGTACGCTTTGTTGTTC
This is a stretch of genomic DNA from Oryza brachyantha chromosome 1, ObraRS2, whole genome shotgun sequence. It encodes these proteins:
- the LOC121053195 gene encoding protein FAR1-RELATED SEQUENCE 5-like, with product MTGCPAEMVISEVGDSWTIIRLNWEHNHELTLADETKFLKSHKNITEEEKTLIRTLNSINVPNRMIMVVLSYLRGGLSSVPYTKKDVSNFRTSIRKECGVNDMMQCFQFFAKRSSEDPLFFFKFQTDKDDRVRNLFWADGSGRRYYEIYGDCVSFDTTAKTNKYDLPFAPFVGVSGHGDNCLFAYALLQDETLETFEWLFKTFLEYMSNKAPKSIITDQDLAMKAAIKMVFPSTNHRNCLFHIVMNAENKTGRTFCLHTDIRDDFYDIIHNSLTMAEFTLLWKQFIVRCSLQNVRYFHLMWTTQKMWAPVYFKKEFYPFIQSTSRSEGTNSRYKLDVVSTQSVSTFLTHYARIAHTIHESQREQDSMTRNTTPTYLTEYSFEKQAAKFYNRKIFWKFQKTLKNSTRLLVTERVQNSVFEVFKSDFHAQNDF